One genomic window of Luteitalea pratensis includes the following:
- a CDS encoding inositol oxygenase family protein has product MAQATHPGEGKKPEEFRNYAAEARSSVREFYRLNHTNQTLDFVLGKKKEYLSLHRMEMTVWEALEYMNQLVDDSDPDVDFTQIEHAMQTAEAVRAAGQPRWFQLTGLVHDLGKVLCLWGEPQWAVVGDTFPVGCKYSDKCVYPEFFELNPDSKKPELMTENGIYEEHCGLANVHLSWGHDEYIYHVFKNHIPEGGLYALRYHSFYPWHKEGAYTHLTNENDRECMKWVKAFNRFDLYSKGDARPNVTELTPYYKDLIDEFVPGKLRW; this is encoded by the coding sequence ATGGCACAAGCGACGCATCCCGGCGAAGGCAAGAAGCCGGAAGAGTTCCGAAACTACGCCGCCGAGGCGCGCAGCAGCGTGCGTGAGTTCTACCGTCTCAACCATACGAACCAGACGCTGGACTTCGTACTGGGCAAGAAGAAGGAGTACCTCTCGCTCCATCGCATGGAGATGACCGTGTGGGAGGCGCTGGAGTACATGAACCAGCTCGTCGACGACAGCGACCCGGACGTCGATTTCACGCAGATCGAGCACGCGATGCAGACGGCCGAGGCCGTCCGCGCCGCCGGGCAGCCGCGCTGGTTCCAGCTGACGGGCCTCGTCCACGACCTGGGCAAGGTGCTGTGCCTGTGGGGAGAGCCGCAGTGGGCGGTCGTCGGCGACACCTTCCCGGTCGGGTGCAAGTACTCCGACAAGTGCGTGTACCCGGAGTTCTTCGAGCTCAACCCGGACTCGAAGAAGCCGGAGCTGATGACCGAGAACGGCATCTATGAGGAGCACTGCGGGCTGGCCAACGTGCACCTCTCGTGGGGGCACGACGAGTACATCTACCACGTGTTCAAGAACCACATCCCGGAGGGCGGCCTGTATGCGCTCCGGTATCACTCGTTCTATCCGTGGCACAAGGAAGGCGCCTACACGCACCTCACGAACGAGAACGACCGTGAGTGCATGAAATGGGTCAAGGCGTTCAACAGGTTCGACCTCTACTCGAAGGGCGACGCGCGCCCGAACGTGACCGAGCTGACGCCGTACTACAAGGACCTGATCGACGAGTTCGTGCCAGGCAAGCTTCGTTGGTAG